The Orcinus orca chromosome 16, mOrcOrc1.1, whole genome shotgun sequence genome includes a window with the following:
- the MRGBP gene encoding MRG/MORF4L-binding protein isoform X1 translates to MGEAEVGGGGAAGDKGPGEAATSPAEETVVWSPEVEVCLFHAMLGHKPVGVNRHFHMICIRDKFSQNIGRQVPSKVIWDHLSTMYDMQALHESEILPFPNPERNFVLPEEIIQEVREGKVVIEEDTNEEMKEDVDPHNVADDVFSSSGSLGKATEKSSKDKDKSNSDLGSKEGPDKRKRSRATDKVLTANSNPSSPSAAKRRRT, encoded by the exons ATGGGGGAGGCTGAGgtgggcggcggcggcgcggcgggCGACAAGGGGCCGGGAGAAGCGGCCACCAGCCCTGCCGAGGAGACGGTGGTGTGGAGCCCCGAGGTGGAGGTGTGCCTCTTCCACGCCATGCTGGGCCACAAGCCCGTCG GTGTGAACCGGCACTTCCACATGATCTGTATCCGAGACAAGTTCAGCCAGAACATCGGGCGGCAGGTCCCATCCAAGGTCATCTGGGACCACCTGAGCACCATGTATGACATGCAGGCACTG CACGAGTCTGAGATTCTTCCATTCCCAAATCCAGAGAGGAACTTCGTCCTTCCAGAAGAAATCATTCAAGAAGTCCGAGAAG GAAAAGTGGTCATTGAGGAGGATACGAACGAGGAAATGAAGGAAGACGTGGACCCCCACAATGTGGCCGATGATG TTTTTTCATCTTCAGGAAGCTTGGGGAAAGCAACAGAAAAGTCCAGCAAAGACAAAGACAAGAGCAACTCAGACTTGGGGTCCAAAGAGGGGCCGGACAAGCGGAAGCGCAGCCGGGCCACCGACAAAGTCCTGACCGCCAACAGCAACCCCTCCAGCCCCAGCGCGGCCAAGCGGCGCCGGACGTAG
- the MRGBP gene encoding MRG/MORF4L-binding protein isoform X2, translated as MCVTSLHFALLTWFPRGWLSLPPWLLPPGHGTQAPWPFLTAVAGSEGALLEGEPVQPGHATALPDCPRRRASRRSGPASSQHESEILPFPNPERNFVLPEEIIQEVREGKVVIEEDTNEEMKEDVDPHNVADDVFSSSGSLGKATEKSSKDKDKSNSDLGSKEGPDKRKRSRATDKVLTANSNPSSPSAAKRRRT; from the exons ATGTGTGTGACCTCCCTCCATTTTGCTTTGCTTACCTGGTTTCCACGGGGGtggctctccctgcctccctggctcCTTCCCCCCGGACACGGGACCCAGGCACCATGGCCTTTCCTCACGGCTGTCGCAGGCTCTGAAGGCGCTCTCCTGGAGGGGGAGCCCGTGCAGCCAGGCCACGCCACAGCACTGCCTGACTGCCCCCGGAGGCGTGCCAGCCGGCGGAGCGGCCCGGCATCATCTCAG CACGAGTCTGAGATTCTTCCATTCCCAAATCCAGAGAGGAACTTCGTCCTTCCAGAAGAAATCATTCAAGAAGTCCGAGAAG GAAAAGTGGTCATTGAGGAGGATACGAACGAGGAAATGAAGGAAGACGTGGACCCCCACAATGTGGCCGATGATG TTTTTTCATCTTCAGGAAGCTTGGGGAAAGCAACAGAAAAGTCCAGCAAAGACAAAGACAAGAGCAACTCAGACTTGGGGTCCAAAGAGGGGCCGGACAAGCGGAAGCGCAGCCGGGCCACCGACAAAGTCCTGACCGCCAACAGCAACCCCTCCAGCCCCAGCGCGGCCAAGCGGCGCCGGACGTAG